One region of Halomicrobium sp. LC1Hm genomic DNA includes:
- the uvrA gene encoding excinuclease ABC subunit UvrA produces the protein MTREYIEVRGAEEHNLKDIDVEIPREELTVVTGLSGSGKSSLAFETVYAEGQRRYIESLSAYARNFLGQMDKPQVETVEGLSPAISIDQKNAANNPRSTVGTVTELHDYLRLLYARIGTPHCPECGREVGEQSAQNMVRRMLSLPEGTRAKIAAPVVRDQKGAFEELFEELVGEGYARVEVDGEPYDLTIDDPELDENYDHTIDVIVDRVSVSADARSRITDSVETALEEGEGITKVILPDPPEGVSLGGATARSTGDLAGTGDSEDHSDRDRLVVEFSEDLACTHCGIDISEIETRSFSFNSPHGACPECEGLGETKEVSEGLVIQDRSKPLKHVFEPWSYDRTYYSRQLDNVADHFGVSLETPFEELDESIQRQFLYGTDDLVHFEWQTKNGTREKTERFEGVIPNLERRHVETDSDRAREHIEEFMAVTTCPECEGTRLKAESRHVLVGGSSASDASGTSSEVSSDGTSITEVNRMSIGDALEHFEGLEASLDERDTKIAEEILKEIRARLGFMEEVGLEYLTLDREASTLSGGESQRIRLATQIGSGLVGVLYVLDEPSIGLHQRDNDRLLNTLAELRDLGNTLLVVEHDEETMRRADNIIDMGPGPGKRGGEVVVNGSMDDVIESDDSVTGEYLSGERTIPVPDDRRASDTHLTIEGARQHNLADLDVDLPIGCFTAITGVSGSGKSTLMHDVLYKGLVRRMNDTDVNPGEHDDIEGIDEIETVRLIDQSPIGRTPRSNPATYTNVFDHIRELFAETNLAKQRGYEKGRFSFNVKGGRCEACGGQGNVKIEMNFLSDVYVPCEECDGARYNDETLDVTYKDATISDVLDMSVAEAYDFFEGHTGIRRRLKLLKDVGLDYMRLGQPSTTLSGGEAQRIKLAEELGKKDSGETLYLLDEPTTGLHPEDERKLIDVLHRLTDEGNTVVVIEHELDLVKNADHIVDLGPEGGENGGRIVAEGTPETVARTDDSYTGQYLRDLLPKVDLEGPRADRDVAQPAADDD, from the coding sequence ATGACACGAGAGTACATCGAGGTCCGCGGTGCGGAGGAACACAACCTCAAGGACATCGATGTTGAGATCCCGCGAGAGGAGCTGACGGTCGTGACGGGGCTGTCGGGATCGGGCAAGTCCTCGCTGGCCTTCGAGACGGTGTACGCCGAGGGACAGCGCCGCTACATCGAGTCGCTCTCGGCCTACGCCAGGAACTTCCTGGGCCAGATGGACAAGCCACAGGTCGAGACCGTCGAGGGCCTCTCCCCGGCCATCTCGATCGACCAGAAGAACGCCGCCAACAACCCCCGCTCGACGGTCGGGACCGTCACCGAACTCCACGACTACCTGCGCCTGCTGTACGCCCGCATCGGGACGCCACACTGTCCGGAGTGTGGTCGCGAGGTCGGCGAGCAGTCCGCACAGAACATGGTCCGTCGGATGCTGTCCCTGCCCGAGGGGACCCGCGCGAAGATCGCCGCACCGGTCGTGCGCGACCAGAAGGGGGCCTTCGAGGAGCTGTTCGAGGAGCTGGTCGGCGAGGGGTACGCCCGCGTCGAGGTCGACGGCGAGCCCTACGACCTGACGATCGACGACCCCGAACTCGACGAGAACTACGACCACACGATCGACGTGATCGTCGACCGCGTGAGCGTCAGCGCGGACGCCCGTTCGCGGATCACCGACTCCGTCGAGACGGCCCTCGAAGAGGGGGAGGGCATCACGAAGGTGATCCTCCCGGACCCGCCGGAGGGCGTGTCCCTCGGCGGGGCGACGGCGCGCTCGACGGGCGATCTCGCGGGGACCGGCGACAGCGAGGACCACAGCGACCGCGACCGCCTCGTCGTCGAGTTCTCCGAGGACCTCGCGTGTACCCACTGCGGGATCGACATCTCCGAGATCGAGACCCGCTCGTTCTCGTTCAACAGCCCTCACGGGGCCTGCCCGGAGTGTGAGGGACTCGGCGAGACCAAGGAGGTCAGCGAGGGACTCGTCATCCAGGACCGCTCGAAGCCGCTCAAGCACGTCTTCGAACCCTGGAGCTACGATCGTACCTACTACTCGCGGCAGCTGGACAACGTCGCGGACCACTTCGGCGTCTCCCTGGAGACGCCCTTCGAGGAGCTGGACGAGTCGATCCAGCGCCAGTTCCTCTATGGCACGGACGACCTCGTCCACTTCGAGTGGCAGACCAAGAACGGCACCCGCGAGAAGACCGAGCGCTTCGAGGGCGTGATCCCGAACCTGGAACGTCGCCACGTCGAGACCGACAGCGACCGCGCCCGCGAACACATCGAGGAGTTCATGGCCGTCACCACCTGTCCCGAGTGTGAGGGCACCCGCCTGAAAGCGGAGTCCCGGCACGTCCTCGTCGGCGGGAGTTCCGCGAGCGATGCGAGCGGAACGTCGTCGGAGGTTTCCTCCGACGGTACGTCGATCACCGAGGTCAATCGCATGTCCATCGGCGACGCGCTGGAACACTTCGAGGGGCTGGAAGCGTCGCTGGACGAACGCGACACGAAGATCGCCGAAGAGATCCTCAAAGAGATCCGCGCCCGGCTCGGGTTCATGGAGGAGGTCGGCCTGGAGTATCTCACCCTCGACCGGGAGGCGTCGACGCTCTCCGGCGGCGAGAGCCAGCGCATCCGGCTGGCGACCCAGATCGGGTCCGGACTGGTCGGCGTGTTGTACGTGCTCGACGAGCCCTCGATCGGCCTCCACCAGCGGGACAACGACCGACTGCTGAACACGCTGGCGGAACTGCGCGACCTCGGCAACACGCTCCTCGTGGTCGAACACGACGAGGAGACGATGCGCCGGGCCGACAACATCATCGACATGGGCCCCGGTCCGGGCAAACGGGGCGGCGAGGTCGTCGTCAACGGCTCGATGGACGACGTGATCGAGAGCGACGACAGCGTCACCGGCGAGTACCTCTCGGGCGAGCGGACGATCCCCGTCCCCGACGACCGCCGAGCGTCGGACACCCACCTCACGATCGAGGGGGCACGCCAGCACAACCTCGCAGATCTGGACGTGGACCTGCCGATCGGCTGTTTCACCGCGATCACGGGCGTCTCGGGGTCGGGCAAGTCGACGCTGATGCACGACGTGCTGTACAAGGGCCTCGTCCGGCGGATGAACGACACCGACGTGAACCCCGGCGAGCACGACGACATCGAGGGGATCGACGAGATCGAGACCGTCCGCCTCATCGACCAGTCGCCCATCGGTCGCACGCCGCGCTCGAACCCCGCGACCTACACAAACGTCTTCGATCACATCCGCGAGCTGTTCGCCGAGACGAACCTCGCGAAGCAGCGAGGCTACGAGAAGGGCCGTTTCTCGTTCAACGTCAAAGGCGGTCGCTGTGAGGCCTGTGGCGGCCAGGGCAACGTCAAAATCGAGATGAACTTCCTCTCTGACGTGTACGTCCCCTGCGAGGAGTGCGACGGGGCGCGGTACAACGACGAGACCCTCGATGTCACCTACAAGGACGCCACCATCTCCGACGTGCTGGACATGAGCGTCGCGGAGGCCTACGACTTCTTCGAGGGGCACACCGGCATCCGCCGCCGCCTGAAGCTCCTGAAAGACGTGGGCCTGGACTACATGCGGCTGGGCCAGCCCTCGACGACGCTCTCGGGCGGGGAGGCCCAGCGGATCAAGCTCGCCGAGGAACTGGGGAAGAAAGACTCCGGCGAGACGCTGTACCTGCTGGACGAACCGACGACCGGGCTCCACCCCGAAGACGAGCGCAAGCTGATCGACGTGCTCCACCGCCTCACCGACGAGGGCAACACCGTCGTCGTCATCGAGCACGAACTCGATCTGGTGAAAAACGCCGACCACATCGTCGACCTCGGCCCGGAAGGCGGCGAGAACGGCGGCCGGATCGTCGCCGAAGGGACGCCGGAGACCGTCGCCCGGACGGACGACTCCTACACCGGCCAGTACCTCCGTGACCTGCTCCCGAAGGTCGATCTGGAGGGGCCACGCGCCGACCGAGACGTGGCCCAGCCCGCCGCGGACGACGACTGA
- a CDS encoding MFS transporter: protein MTLAARLRGLARFDALVLTASLWFFGKFLRYAFPPLFGTLGESYGVSRTVLGTTFTGFMLVYAAMQFPSGALADRLGSVRVLVAGTGVAAVGALVLVVDAPLWVLVAAMLLMGAGTGAYKTVGVRLLSGIYPSRTGRALGVFDTFGTFGGVAAPAAVVAVTGHDAVGGAGWRTVFLAGGLATVGLALAFGRRVPRRLASSSTASTGSDHGDVTASPDSYLTMFREWQFTGFVLVTICFSFAYNGAVAFLPLYLASETALSSATANLLFSALFVVSLVQLVTGEVSDRIGTAPVLLVTLAVATAGLLAILTLAPTGGPLALGGAVVALGLGAHGYRPVRGAYLMAVVPEDVAGGSLGVVRTLLMGAGAVAPAIVGWLSDVASFRVAFGLLAAALVGATGLTAALWLFDR from the coding sequence GTGACCCTCGCCGCGCGCCTCCGCGGGCTGGCTCGCTTCGACGCGCTGGTCCTGACGGCGTCGCTGTGGTTCTTCGGGAAGTTCCTCCGCTATGCCTTCCCGCCGCTGTTCGGAACCCTGGGTGAGAGCTACGGCGTCTCGCGGACCGTGCTGGGGACGACCTTCACCGGGTTCATGCTGGTCTACGCGGCGATGCAGTTTCCCTCGGGGGCACTGGCCGACCGGCTGGGGTCGGTGCGAGTGCTGGTCGCCGGCACGGGCGTCGCGGCGGTCGGTGCGCTGGTGCTCGTCGTCGACGCCCCGCTGTGGGTGCTCGTCGCGGCGATGCTCCTGATGGGGGCCGGGACGGGCGCGTACAAGACTGTCGGCGTGCGCCTCCTCTCCGGGATCTACCCGTCGCGGACCGGGCGGGCGCTGGGGGTGTTCGACACCTTCGGGACCTTCGGCGGCGTCGCGGCACCGGCGGCGGTCGTCGCCGTCACCGGCCACGACGCGGTCGGCGGTGCCGGATGGCGGACGGTGTTTCTCGCGGGCGGGCTGGCGACGGTGGGACTGGCCCTCGCGTTCGGCAGGCGAGTCCCGCGCCGGCTCGCGTCGTCGAGTACCGCCTCGACTGGGAGCGACCACGGCGACGTGACCGCCTCGCCGGACAGCTACCTCACGATGTTTCGCGAGTGGCAGTTCACCGGCTTCGTGCTCGTGACGATCTGCTTTTCGTTCGCCTACAACGGCGCGGTCGCCTTCCTCCCGCTGTATCTCGCCAGCGAGACCGCGCTGTCCAGCGCGACCGCGAACCTGCTGTTTTCGGCCCTGTTCGTCGTCAGCCTCGTCCAGCTGGTCACCGGCGAGGTGAGCGATCGGATCGGGACCGCCCCCGTCCTGCTGGTGACACTCGCCGTCGCCACCGCGGGACTGCTCGCGATCCTGACGCTCGCGCCGACCGGCGGGCCGCTCGCGCTGGGCGGTGCCGTCGTCGCGCTCGGCCTGGGAGCGCACGGATATCGGCCGGTCCGAGGTGCGTATCTGATGGCGGTCGTCCCCGAGGACGTGGCCGGCGGGAGCCTCGGCGTCGTCCGGACGCTGCTGATGGGGGCCGGCGCGGTCGCCCCGGCGATCGTCGGCTGGCTCTCGGACGTGGCGAGCTTTCGGGTCGCGTTCGGGCTGCTGGCGGCGGCACTGGTCGGCGCGACCGGGCTCACGGCGGCGCTGTGGCTGTTCGACCGCTGA
- a CDS encoding sugar phosphate isomerase/epimerase translates to MGTGYTAMMYDPTDVETAISDIGACRYDGIEIGLGKVRDNDTATLKRWLADADVELYCVMSEWIESDEAVERIVEDVPTIADLGAEFLGLLPPQRGRHDEATVETWLSRVSDAALDAGLRPVVHHHGATAVEQPSEIRHYLDAVDGLELLFDTAHYYPYGDHFPEGDVTDAVERFGDDIAYVHLKDVAPGQGFADNRDALTDGDFHLDNVINYFRSFTDLGDGVLEFGALADALDAAGYEGHYTIEIENQTEKRLVHAKENIDRWNELSADGR, encoded by the coding sequence ATGGGTACCGGATACACGGCGATGATGTACGACCCGACAGACGTCGAGACCGCGATCAGCGACATCGGTGCCTGTCGGTACGACGGGATCGAGATCGGCCTCGGGAAGGTCCGGGACAACGACACCGCGACGCTGAAGCGGTGGCTCGCCGACGCGGACGTCGAGCTGTACTGCGTGATGAGCGAGTGGATCGAGAGCGATGAGGCGGTCGAGCGGATCGTCGAGGACGTGCCGACGATCGCCGATCTCGGTGCCGAGTTCCTCGGCTTGCTCCCGCCACAGCGAGGGCGACACGACGAAGCGACGGTCGAGACGTGGTTGAGTCGGGTCAGCGACGCGGCGCTGGACGCCGGCCTGCGTCCGGTCGTCCATCACCACGGCGCGACGGCAGTCGAACAGCCGTCGGAGATCCGCCACTACCTCGACGCCGTCGACGGGCTGGAGCTGCTCTTCGATACGGCACACTACTACCCGTACGGCGACCACTTTCCCGAGGGCGACGTGACCGACGCCGTCGAGCGGTTCGGCGACGACATCGCGTACGTCCACCTCAAGGACGTGGCTCCCGGTCAGGGGTTCGCCGACAACCGGGACGCGCTCACCGACGGGGACTTCCACCTGGACAACGTGATCAACTACTTCCGGTCGTTCACGGACCTCGGCGACGGCGTCCTGGAGTTCGGGGCGCTCGCGGACGCCCTCGACGCGGCGGGGTACGAGGGCCACTACACGATCGAGATCGAGAACCAGACCGAAAAGCGACTCGTCCACGCCAAGGAGAACATCGACCGCTGGAACGAGCTGTCGGCCGACGGGCGATAG
- a CDS encoding mandelate racemase/muconate lactonizing enzyme family protein, translating into MYEDFASTLAATMWADFDEQPRRADGPPGEITDVQTVVVDGNFPWTIVTVETSEGVTGIGECYPSPGVHEVITDYLRPVLVGENPTDVERLYNLMRESLSGRGSQQGIGTIAISGVEIALWDAAGKLLDQPIYQLLGGKLRESVAVYADCHAGEAMVESAREGQETSTYDPQAYAQAARGAVDDGFDIVKFDLDVPSGREIDTLSRHFDPPEIEHKRRVVEAVTDEIGHDAEVAVDLHWNFSPETAERLCRAIEPYDLAWIEDPLPPENTDAMRELKRRVDVTLLTGENRYGRHGFRDLVAEQAVDFLAPDVPKTGGIAETKKIAELAETYYQALVPHNIGSPVATAATVHVGATVPNFVALEYHAREVSWWDDLLVRDEPFISDGRIQVPDGPGLGVELDWDAVEDHRKH; encoded by the coding sequence ATGTACGAAGACTTCGCATCGACGCTCGCAGCGACTATGTGGGCCGACTTCGACGAACAGCCCCGCCGGGCGGACGGTCCGCCGGGCGAGATCACCGACGTACAGACGGTGGTCGTCGACGGCAACTTCCCGTGGACGATCGTCACCGTCGAGACCAGCGAGGGGGTCACCGGGATCGGGGAGTGTTACCCGTCGCCGGGCGTCCACGAGGTCATCACCGACTACCTCCGACCGGTGCTGGTCGGCGAAAATCCGACCGACGTCGAGCGACTGTACAACCTCATGCGCGAGAGTCTCTCCGGACGCGGCTCACAGCAGGGGATCGGAACGATCGCGATCAGCGGCGTCGAGATCGCGCTGTGGGACGCCGCGGGGAAACTCCTCGATCAGCCGATCTATCAGCTTCTGGGCGGCAAGCTGCGCGAATCGGTCGCCGTCTACGCGGACTGTCACGCTGGCGAGGCGATGGTCGAATCCGCCAGAGAAGGGCAGGAGACCTCGACGTACGACCCGCAAGCGTACGCGCAGGCGGCCCGGGGGGCCGTCGACGACGGGTTCGACATCGTGAAGTTCGACCTCGACGTGCCCTCCGGCCGGGAGATCGACACGCTCTCGCGGCACTTCGACCCGCCGGAGATCGAACACAAGCGCCGCGTCGTCGAGGCCGTCACCGACGAGATCGGCCACGACGCCGAGGTCGCGGTCGACCTCCACTGGAACTTCAGTCCCGAGACGGCAGAGCGACTCTGCCGTGCGATCGAACCGTACGACCTGGCCTGGATCGAGGACCCGCTCCCGCCCGAGAACACGGACGCGATGCGGGAACTGAAACGCCGGGTCGACGTGACGCTGTTGACCGGCGAGAACCGTTACGGCCGTCACGGCTTCCGCGACCTGGTCGCCGAGCAGGCCGTCGACTTCCTCGCACCGGACGTTCCGAAGACCGGCGGCATCGCCGAGACCAAGAAGATCGCCGAGCTGGCCGAGACCTACTACCAGGCGCTCGTCCCCCACAACATCGGCAGCCCCGTCGCGACGGCGGCGACGGTCCACGTCGGTGCGACGGTCCCCAACTTCGTGGCCCTGGAGTACCACGCCCGCGAGGTCTCGTGGTGGGACGACCTGCTCGTCCGCGACGAGCCGTTCATCAGCGACGGCCGCATTCAGGTGCCCGACGGACCGGGCCTCGGCGTCGAACTCGACTGGGACGCCGTCGAGGACCACCGCAAGCACTGA
- a CDS encoding Gfo/Idh/MocA family protein — MRFGIIGCGTIAQIMHIPYVTELPDLELYALADPATERVTTLGERYNVPHRYESADEMIAERGEELDAVIVLTPPSQHADVVETTLGAEIDTLVEKPLSVSVADADRMVSAAEAADATAMVAYNKRYAPAVEAAREEIAALDQVDKITAYDVDPNHGRNIEEVYDLVDGAVPESVVETTREKQLADSKQVIDSDDDELADDYHWHLEHICHDVNLLRGLFGGVESIDHVDLYADGRYATANLVYEGGRRCTLDSGLSDRKWFEEFVRVDSPTGMIELSFDDPFIRNSPPSVRVKRGTDEISDETRTPSYEESFKREVEHFVACIRGDAEVRTPFEEGRADVRLIADLFRQTQGAPLLGDY, encoded by the coding sequence ATGCGATTCGGTATCATCGGGTGTGGCACGATCGCGCAGATCATGCACATCCCGTACGTGACGGAACTGCCCGACCTGGAGCTGTACGCGCTGGCCGATCCCGCCACCGAGCGGGTCACGACGCTGGGCGAGCGGTACAACGTCCCCCACCGGTACGAGTCGGCGGACGAGATGATCGCCGAACGCGGCGAAGAACTCGACGCCGTGATCGTGTTGACGCCGCCGAGCCAGCACGCCGACGTGGTCGAGACGACGCTGGGCGCGGAGATCGACACGCTCGTCGAGAAACCGCTCTCGGTCTCGGTCGCGGACGCCGATCGGATGGTCTCGGCGGCCGAGGCGGCCGACGCGACCGCGATGGTCGCCTACAACAAGCGCTACGCGCCCGCCGTCGAGGCCGCTCGCGAGGAGATCGCGGCACTCGATCAGGTCGACAAGATCACCGCCTACGACGTGGACCCGAATCACGGGCGCAACATCGAGGAGGTGTACGACCTCGTCGACGGTGCCGTCCCCGAGTCGGTCGTCGAGACGACCCGCGAGAAGCAACTCGCCGACAGCAAGCAGGTGATCGACAGCGACGACGACGAGCTGGCCGACGACTACCACTGGCACCTCGAACACATCTGTCACGACGTGAACCTCTTGCGGGGGCTGTTCGGCGGCGTCGAGTCGATCGACCACGTCGACCTGTACGCCGACGGACGGTACGCGACCGCGAACCTCGTCTACGAGGGCGGCCGGCGGTGTACGCTCGACTCCGGGCTCTCGGACCGCAAGTGGTTCGAGGAATTCGTCCGCGTCGACTCGCCGACGGGGATGATCGAACTGTCCTTCGACGACCCCTTCATCCGGAACTCGCCGCCGTCGGTACGGGTCAAGCGCGGCACCGACGAGATCTCCGACGAGACCCGAACGCCCTCCTACGAGGAGAGCTTCAAGCGAGAGGTCGAGCACTTCGTCGCCTGTATCCGCGGCGACGCCGAGGTCCGGACCCCCTTCGAAGAGGGGCGGGCCGACGTGCGCCTGATCGCCGATCTGTTCCGACAGACCCAGGGAGCGCCGCTGCTGGGCGATTACTGA
- a CDS encoding HpcH/HpaI aldolase/citrate lyase family protein, producing MTHVKDAIEAGESPLGTWISVGHPTIAEAVAQLDIDFLLVDMEHTTMGLETVESIARSVDAADGETEAVVRVPWNDPVRLKRVVDIGVAGVMVPMVGTAEEARELVRAVQYPPDGIRGIAGSRATEYGRNFEEYVANANGTILTIAQIETEAGLENAAEIAAVDGVDALFVGPADLSGALGKFAEWDSQSLTTAMASVIEAGNDADVPVGTLVTDLDDIDTRVQQGHDFLIAGKDVALLMDGVDEAIDRYDAAFEETTPAEQD from the coding sequence ATGACACACGTCAAAGACGCAATCGAGGCCGGAGAGTCGCCCCTCGGGACGTGGATCTCCGTCGGCCATCCCACGATCGCAGAGGCGGTAGCACAGCTCGATATCGACTTCCTCCTCGTCGACATGGAGCACACGACGATGGGGTTAGAGACCGTCGAGAGCATCGCGCGGAGCGTCGACGCCGCCGACGGCGAGACGGAGGCGGTCGTCCGGGTCCCGTGGAACGATCCCGTCCGACTGAAGCGCGTCGTCGATATCGGCGTCGCTGGCGTCATGGTCCCGATGGTCGGGACGGCCGAGGAAGCCCGCGAACTCGTCCGCGCCGTGCAGTACCCGCCCGACGGCATCAGGGGGATCGCTGGCAGCCGGGCAACAGAGTACGGCCGGAACTTCGAGGAGTACGTCGCGAACGCCAACGGGACGATCCTCACGATCGCACAGATCGAGACCGAGGCGGGACTGGAAAACGCCGCCGAGATCGCCGCCGTCGACGGCGTCGACGCCCTGTTCGTCGGCCCCGCGGACCTCTCGGGGGCGCTGGGGAAGTTCGCGGAGTGGGACTCCCAGTCGCTCACGACGGCCATGGCGTCGGTCATCGAGGCCGGGAACGACGCGGACGTTCCGGTCGGGACGCTGGTCACCGACCTCGACGACATCGACACACGGGTACAGCAGGGCCACGACTTCCTCATCGCCGGGAAGGACGTCGCACTGCTGATGGACGGCGTCGACGAAGCCATCGACCGATACGACGCCGCCTTCGAGGAGACGACGCCCGCCGAACAGGACTAA
- a CDS encoding CoA-acylating methylmalonate-semialdehyde dehydrogenase has protein sequence MTRKHEQPPAATAIPDAVRNYVGGEWASGSADGQPVVDPATGESLADVPFSSADDVDDAVQTANDAFEEWRRTPPVERVQYLFDLKHELEAREAQIAHALSREHGKTVAEARGEIRRGIENVEVATGIPNMLREASGTVEDVAPGMDETAVRQPLGTFAAVTPFNFPSMIPLWFLPYAVATGNTFVLKPSEKVPLTAQLIFEAIEAVEFPDGVVNLVNGGVETVDALLEHDGIEGVSFVGSTPVARHVYETAAQHGKRVQAQGGAKNFAVVTPSAELDQSVPNIVGSGYANAGQRCLANDVVVAVGDVYDELRGALVDAVEDLTVGRGLDEDTDVGPLITGASRERVTELIAEAVEEGAEVVVDGRGFEHPDYPDGNFLGPTLLAGVTADMEIAQTEIFGPVLCLAAQPSLDDAIEMVDGTEYGNASSIFTEDGSEARQYRYEVDAGNIGVNVGVCAPMGFFHFGGTKESFFGDLHAQGEDAVAFYTDKTIEIERWYS, from the coding sequence ATGACACGCAAGCACGAGCAGCCCCCAGCAGCGACTGCGATCCCCGACGCCGTCCGGAACTACGTCGGCGGCGAGTGGGCGTCCGGGTCGGCGGACGGCCAGCCGGTCGTCGATCCGGCTACCGGAGAGTCCCTCGCCGACGTACCGTTTTCCAGCGCCGACGACGTCGACGACGCAGTCCAGACGGCCAACGACGCCTTCGAAGAGTGGCGGCGAACGCCACCGGTCGAGCGGGTCCAGTACCTCTTCGACCTGAAACACGAACTGGAAGCGCGGGAAGCACAGATCGCGCACGCGCTCTCTCGGGAGCACGGCAAGACCGTCGCGGAGGCCCGCGGGGAGATCCGTCGCGGGATCGAGAACGTCGAAGTCGCCACCGGCATCCCGAACATGCTCCGCGAGGCCAGCGGGACCGTCGAAGATGTCGCCCCCGGGATGGACGAGACGGCCGTCCGCCAGCCACTGGGGACCTTCGCCGCCGTCACGCCGTTCAACTTCCCGTCGATGATCCCGCTGTGGTTCCTCCCCTACGCGGTCGCGACGGGGAACACCTTCGTCCTCAAGCCCAGCGAGAAGGTGCCCCTCACCGCACAGCTCATCTTCGAGGCGATCGAGGCCGTCGAGTTCCCCGACGGCGTCGTCAACCTCGTCAACGGCGGCGTCGAGACGGTCGACGCGCTGCTGGAACACGACGGCATCGAGGGGGTCTCGTTCGTCGGTTCGACGCCGGTCGCTCGACACGTCTACGAGACCGCCGCCCAGCACGGCAAGCGCGTCCAGGCCCAGGGCGGCGCGAAGAACTTCGCGGTCGTCACGCCGTCGGCCGAACTCGACCAGTCGGTGCCAAACATCGTCGGCTCGGGCTACGCCAACGCCGGGCAGCGCTGCCTGGCCAACGACGTGGTCGTCGCCGTCGGTGACGTGTACGACGAGTTGCGTGGCGCTCTCGTCGACGCGGTCGAGGACCTGACCGTCGGACGCGGCCTCGACGAGGACACCGACGTCGGCCCGCTCATCACCGGCGCGTCTCGCGAACGGGTCACGGAACTGATCGCCGAGGCCGTCGAGGAGGGCGCGGAGGTCGTCGTCGACGGACGCGGCTTCGAACACCCCGACTATCCCGACGGCAACTTCCTGGGGCCGACGCTGTTGGCGGGCGTCACGGCCGACATGGAGATCGCCCAGACCGAGATCTTCGGCCCGGTGCTGTGTCTCGCCGCCCAGCCGTCACTCGACGACGCCATCGAGATGGTCGACGGCACGGAGTACGGCAACGCCTCCTCGATCTTCACCGAGGACGGCAGCGAGGCACGCCAGTACCGATACGAGGTCGACGCCGGCAACATCGGCGTCAACGTCGGCGTCTGCGCGCCGATGGGGTTCTTCCACTTCGGGGGCACCAAGGAGTCGTTCTTCGGTGACCTCCACGCGCAGGGCGAGGACGCCGTCGCCTTCTACACGGACAAGACGATCGAGATCGAGCGCTGGTACAGCTAG